From the Pedobacter cryoconitis genome, one window contains:
- the mnmH gene encoding tRNA 2-selenouridine(34) synthase MnmH, which produces MIKSISIHDFINLPESVPLIDVRTPLEFQQGRIPGAFNVPVFTNEERVQVGTTYKQVGREQAILLGFDLTGNKWSSFIREALVISPGKKIAVHCWRGGMRSGAMAWALDLYGFEVYLIEGGYKNYRRWSAAQFEKAYQLTIVGGMTGSGKTKLLHQLRTMGEQIIDLEELAQHQGSSYGTMNKMVQPTQEQFENNFAFQLNKLDRQSRIWIEDESLTIGKRCIPNPFWYQMRTSLVLNIAVPDEHRVELLAAEYGALDPEFLIECTQRIWKRLGPEQTKNAILAIQEDRMSDFIRIVLVYYDKTYKTGLHKRDPEKIKTIAIDSKDIKVNAAKMLLTIQELHSTQQL; this is translated from the coding sequence ATGATCAAATCGATTTCTATTCATGACTTTATCAATTTACCTGAATCCGTTCCTCTGATTGATGTCAGAACTCCTTTAGAATTTCAGCAAGGTAGAATTCCTGGCGCATTTAATGTGCCGGTTTTCACCAATGAAGAACGTGTTCAGGTAGGTACGACTTACAAACAAGTTGGAAGAGAACAGGCAATTTTACTGGGCTTTGATCTGACAGGTAATAAATGGTCGTCTTTTATCAGGGAAGCTTTAGTAATATCACCCGGAAAAAAGATTGCTGTTCATTGCTGGCGCGGAGGAATGAGAAGTGGTGCAATGGCCTGGGCGCTTGATCTGTACGGCTTTGAGGTCTACCTTATTGAAGGCGGTTATAAGAATTACCGCAGGTGGTCTGCTGCGCAATTTGAAAAAGCTTATCAGTTAACTATAGTAGGAGGAATGACAGGTTCTGGTAAGACCAAACTGCTTCATCAGCTCCGGACTATGGGTGAACAAATCATAGATCTGGAAGAATTGGCACAACATCAGGGTTCCTCTTACGGCACAATGAATAAAATGGTGCAGCCTACACAAGAGCAATTTGAAAACAACTTTGCTTTTCAACTGAACAAACTCGACAGGCAAAGCCGGATATGGATAGAAGATGAAAGTCTGACCATTGGCAAAAGATGTATACCGAATCCTTTTTGGTATCAAATGAGAACCTCTTTAGTATTAAATATAGCAGTTCCTGATGAACATCGCGTAGAACTGCTGGCCGCAGAATACGGAGCTTTAGATCCTGAATTTTTAATAGAATGTACACAGCGTATCTGGAAAAGACTTGGCCCGGAGCAAACTAAAAATGCTATTCTGGCTATTCAGGAAGACCGTATGTCAGACTTTATCAGGATTGTACTGGTTTATTATGATAAAACATATAAAACAGGACTTCATAAACGCGATCCGGAGAAAATCAAAACAATAGCTATTGATAGCAAAGATATCAAAGTGAATGCAGCTAAAATGCTGTTGACCATACAGGAATTACATTCCACTCAACAATTATAA
- a CDS encoding rhodanese-like domain-containing protein — protein sequence MLKNILLKVSFTALLFTAMTAVSYAQVSKPRFQSNPWEEDQLISPAVLANMISKKEDVKIYNIGVVQNIKGATNLGTASEAGNLNKLKEILKTTPKNKAIVIYCGCCPMDRCPNIRPAFKAFTDQKFTNVRLLELPTNIKTDWIDHGYPVD from the coding sequence ATGCTTAAGAACATTTTATTAAAAGTATCATTTACTGCATTGTTATTTACAGCGATGACAGCTGTTAGTTATGCGCAAGTTTCAAAACCTCGTTTCCAAAGCAATCCCTGGGAAGAAGATCAGTTGATTTCACCTGCTGTACTGGCAAATATGATCAGTAAAAAAGAAGATGTTAAAATTTACAATATCGGTGTTGTTCAAAATATAAAAGGAGCAACGAACCTGGGCACTGCAAGTGAAGCCGGGAATCTGAATAAATTGAAGGAAATCCTGAAGACCACCCCTAAAAATAAAGCGATTGTAATTTATTGCGGATGTTGCCCGATGGATAGATGTCCGAATATCAGACCCGCATTTAAGGCTTTTACGGATCAGAAATTTACAAATGTGCGGTTATTAGAACTTCCCACAAATATCAAAACAGACTGGATTGATCATGGATATCCCGTAGACTAA
- a CDS encoding glycoside hydrolase family 27 protein produces the protein MRKISLYLTIICCLFHSKTSAQSNQESSLALTPPMGWMTWNYFADQITEKDIMEMADAMVSSGMLKAGYNYVLIDDGWQGGRDHKNNIIADPKKFPSGIKALADYVHGKGLKLGIYSDASLLTCAGYTASLHFEEQDAKTFASWGIDYLKYDYCGAPEDVETAKSRYKTMADALRNSGRTIVFGICEWGGRKPWLWAPESGGQLWRTTNDIRDKWKRRSAKEGGEGILDIIDLNAPLAEFAGPGHWNDMDMLVVGLNGKKGPSGDLGGTGCTQAEYQSQMSLWCMLASPLAATNDIRNMSEEVKRILLNPEVILLNQDTLGKQAVRKLNNETWTVFLKPLANGDYALAILNRSNQTQQITYDFGLTGSYQIKDLWQHKVIRTGKNWKGSVNSHETRLFRLIKK, from the coding sequence ATGAGAAAAATATCATTATACCTGACTATTATCTGTTGTCTTTTCCATTCCAAAACTTCTGCTCAATCCAATCAGGAAAGTAGTCTGGCCTTAACACCGCCAATGGGATGGATGACATGGAATTATTTCGCAGATCAGATCACCGAAAAAGATATCATGGAAATGGCCGATGCAATGGTTAGCAGTGGTATGCTAAAAGCAGGCTATAATTACGTACTCATTGACGACGGATGGCAGGGGGGAAGAGATCATAAAAATAACATCATTGCTGACCCGAAGAAATTCCCTTCAGGAATTAAAGCACTTGCTGATTATGTTCATGGTAAAGGCTTGAAACTGGGGATATATTCCGACGCTTCATTACTAACCTGTGCAGGCTATACTGCGAGCCTTCATTTTGAAGAACAGGACGCAAAAACATTTGCTTCCTGGGGAATAGATTATCTGAAATATGACTATTGTGGTGCTCCTGAAGACGTCGAAACTGCAAAAAGCAGGTATAAAACAATGGCAGATGCGCTACGCAATAGTGGAAGAACTATTGTATTTGGTATTTGTGAATGGGGAGGCCGTAAACCCTGGTTATGGGCACCTGAATCCGGCGGGCAATTATGGCGGACTACCAATGATATCAGAGACAAATGGAAACGCAGATCGGCAAAAGAAGGGGGAGAGGGTATATTAGATATTATTGACCTGAATGCTCCGCTGGCTGAATTTGCCGGCCCCGGACACTGGAATGATATGGATATGCTGGTGGTTGGGCTGAATGGTAAAAAAGGCCCTTCTGGTGATTTAGGTGGAACCGGATGTACACAAGCGGAATACCAGAGCCAGATGAGTTTATGGTGTATGCTGGCATCGCCGCTGGCAGCTACGAATGATATCCGGAATATGAGTGAAGAAGTTAAGCGGATTCTATTAAATCCTGAAGTGATTCTGCTCAATCAGGATACCTTAGGAAAACAGGCTGTCCGGAAATTAAACAATGAAACCTGGACTGTTTTTCTAAAACCACTGGCCAATGGTGACTATGCATTGGCTATCTTAAACCGGAGTAATCAAACTCAGCAAATCACCTATGATTTTGGATTAACCGGAAGTTATCAAATCAAGGATTTATGGCAGCATAAAGTTATCAGAACAGGGAAAAACTGGAAGGGTAGTGTTAATTCCCATGAAACCAGGTTATTCCGTCTGATCAAAAAATAA
- a CDS encoding ABC transporter permease: MPNKPVFFYLVKREFGLFWSNKIFVVAFLIMPVILAFLLGNVYMDGAVKHLKIVVVDKDNTSMSTKLIDMFSDHPTLHVLEVKHETIDLDQTMLDTRAIAIVVIPERFEADVLNKRNPEVNTYLNMSNTVAAGAVGTAIAQCNGTLNAGIGIEAMKKSGLPASVAAQRIQPFQLNLFQLYNPGQSYLVFLWPALIFSILHQLLLLAMAVSFSQEIENNTFNKAGLLGLTTSAFQLIIIKMVPYLILSMITLLVFYLFSLHFKLPNPVHPEVLFLSQILMVISTCLLGGLYSLIFPSQLKATELLLCIASPAFTVSGFTWPADQTPVILEAFGKIIPLTPYLRSLRALLLEGANIHDVMPFIQHQLILIAVFFLLSFILLKLRIRKSLRVSKEVNAEEE, encoded by the coding sequence ATGCCAAATAAACCTGTTTTCTTCTATTTGGTGAAACGAGAGTTTGGCCTGTTTTGGAGCAACAAAATTTTTGTGGTTGCCTTTCTGATCATGCCCGTTATTCTTGCCTTTTTATTAGGCAATGTTTATATGGACGGTGCAGTGAAACACCTGAAAATTGTGGTGGTGGACAAAGACAATACATCGATGAGCACTAAGCTTATTGATATGTTTTCCGATCATCCAACCCTGCATGTTCTGGAAGTAAAACATGAAACGATAGATTTAGATCAAACGATGCTGGATACGCGTGCGATTGCAATTGTCGTGATACCTGAAAGGTTTGAAGCCGATGTGTTGAATAAACGCAATCCTGAAGTCAATACTTATCTGAATATGAGCAATACCGTTGCTGCTGGGGCAGTCGGAACTGCAATTGCACAATGTAATGGAACCCTGAACGCAGGAATAGGGATAGAAGCTATGAAGAAATCTGGTTTGCCTGCAAGCGTTGCTGCACAAAGAATCCAGCCTTTCCAGCTCAACCTGTTCCAGCTGTACAATCCCGGTCAAAGTTACCTGGTGTTCCTATGGCCTGCACTTATTTTCTCTATCCTGCACCAATTACTTTTATTAGCCATGGCTGTTAGTTTTTCGCAGGAAATAGAAAATAATACCTTTAACAAAGCAGGTCTTTTAGGTCTGACCACTTCGGCCTTTCAATTGATTATTATCAAGATGGTCCCATATTTGATCTTATCAATGATTACCCTGCTGGTCTTTTATTTATTCAGCCTGCACTTTAAACTGCCAAATCCTGTGCATCCGGAGGTCTTATTTTTATCACAAATTCTAATGGTGATCAGCACTTGTCTGCTGGGTGGTTTGTACAGCCTTATTTTTCCATCTCAATTGAAAGCGACAGAACTGCTTCTGTGTATTGCTTCACCAGCATTTACTGTATCAGGATTTACATGGCCAGCAGATCAGACCCCGGTCATCTTAGAAGCCTTTGGTAAAATTATCCCATTGACGCCGTATTTAAGGAGCTTAAGAGCTTTGCTGCTTGAAGGGGCGAATATCCATGATGTGATGCCTTTTATCCAGCATCAGCTTATTTTAATAGCTGTGTTTTTTTTATTAAGTTTTATACTGCTGAAGTTAAGAATCAGAAAAAGCCTTCGGGTTTCAAAGGAAGTTAACGCGGAAGAGGAATAA
- the selD gene encoding selenide, water dikinase SelD, giving the protein MESTPIKLTQYSHGAGCGCKISPAVLDKILHTTVPATADPRLLVGNDKRDDAAVFDLGNGTALISTTDFFMPIVDDPYDFGRIASANAISDVYAMGGKPVMAIAILGWPIEKLAPEVAQKVLEGARAICAEAGITLAGGHSIDCPEPVFGLSVNGLVNIPQLKQNSTATAGCRLYLTKALGVGILSTAQKKGVLLPEDAAIALKSMTTLNKMGELFGQLPSIKAMTDVTGFGLLGHLAEMCDGSGLSATIEFDKVPVISSLPYYLDLNCYPGGTQRNWNSYGHKISTLTDHQKFILADPQTSGGLLVAVEAEGVEEFEALLKNQGLTDAHLISFGWLENTVNEPLIKVI; this is encoded by the coding sequence ATGGAATCAACCCCTATAAAACTTACCCAATACTCACATGGTGCCGGATGTGGCTGTAAAATCAGCCCTGCCGTACTTGACAAAATTTTACATACTACAGTTCCTGCCACAGCTGATCCTCGTCTCTTAGTTGGAAATGATAAAAGGGACGATGCCGCAGTATTTGATTTAGGCAATGGAACTGCCTTAATTTCAACTACAGATTTTTTTATGCCTATTGTAGATGATCCCTATGACTTTGGCAGGATTGCTTCTGCAAATGCGATCAGCGACGTCTATGCCATGGGAGGAAAACCGGTAATGGCGATTGCGATTTTGGGCTGGCCAATTGAAAAGCTTGCACCAGAAGTCGCGCAGAAGGTTTTAGAAGGAGCAAGGGCTATTTGTGCCGAAGCTGGGATCACGCTGGCTGGCGGACACAGTATTGATTGCCCTGAGCCTGTTTTCGGCTTATCAGTAAATGGGTTGGTTAATATTCCTCAGCTCAAACAAAACTCTACCGCTACTGCTGGTTGCCGGTTATATTTAACAAAAGCATTAGGTGTAGGGATTTTGTCTACTGCGCAAAAGAAAGGTGTTTTGCTTCCCGAGGATGCAGCAATTGCACTTAAAAGCATGACTACACTCAATAAAATGGGAGAGCTATTTGGTCAGTTACCCAGCATAAAAGCGATGACAGATGTAACAGGTTTTGGTTTGCTGGGACATTTGGCTGAAATGTGTGACGGAAGTGGTTTGTCTGCAACCATTGAATTTGATAAAGTTCCGGTAATTTCATCTTTGCCTTACTATCTTGACCTGAACTGCTATCCGGGCGGTACACAAAGAAACTGGAATAGTTATGGACACAAGATCAGTACATTAACAGATCATCAGAAGTTTATTCTGGCAGATCCTCAAACCAGCGGAGGTTTATTGGTCGCTGTGGAAGCTGAAGGAGTGGAAGAATTCGAAGCGCTTTTAAAAAACCAGGGATTAACTGATGCGCATCTCATTTCTTTTGGCTGGCTGGAAAATACAGTAAATGAACCCTTGATTAAAGTAATTTAA
- a CDS encoding ABC transporter permease yields the protein MNRLKTFLSLTGREFRLFKNNPIMVMLFIGGPILYGVIFGAVYQKGKFTDLPVMVVDKDNSAMSARFIDMLDDMDVLKVVNVKHESINMKTVLMNDKALAAVVIPDGFEADLLQNRHPEINAYVNNANLMTSSYVSRALLTAGGTLNAGIKIGAMQKQGLPAAVAANQYEAFHSNTFRLYNPASNYMIYSWPSYLAIILQTVTIVVMALSFTSEYEANTFKELCQKSKTVSMMMAIKVVPYWIISIGLAGILACFYVIFREPFPKHILDAALIFLLFIAAATFMGMVASILFKTQLRAVQFLMVLSMTVYIVSGYSWPFDQTGWAARVFAYIFPMMPFVNGYRILLFQSGTLNDISDYTTILVIQLCFYILLSYILLKIKTRKEMKRNKN from the coding sequence ATGAACAGACTTAAAACATTTTTATCATTAACCGGCAGGGAATTCAGGTTGTTTAAAAACAACCCGATTATGGTGATGCTGTTTATAGGCGGGCCAATCCTGTACGGGGTCATATTTGGCGCAGTCTATCAAAAAGGTAAATTTACCGATTTGCCTGTAATGGTTGTCGACAAAGATAACTCCGCAATGAGCGCCAGATTTATTGATATGCTCGATGATATGGATGTGTTGAAAGTTGTGAACGTGAAACACGAAAGTATAAACATGAAAACTGTTTTGATGAATGACAAAGCTTTGGCAGCTGTAGTTATACCTGATGGATTTGAAGCTGATCTGTTACAGAACAGACATCCTGAAATTAATGCTTACGTGAATAACGCGAATCTAATGACTTCCAGTTATGTATCCCGTGCTTTACTGACCGCTGGCGGAACACTAAATGCGGGTATAAAAATAGGGGCGATGCAAAAGCAGGGGTTGCCGGCAGCGGTAGCCGCGAACCAATATGAAGCCTTTCATTCCAACACTTTTCGTTTATATAACCCGGCTTCCAATTATATGATTTATTCCTGGCCATCTTACCTGGCTATCATTTTGCAAACCGTAACTATTGTAGTCATGGCTTTGAGTTTTACCTCAGAATATGAAGCCAATACTTTTAAAGAGTTGTGTCAGAAAAGTAAAACTGTATCCATGATGATGGCGATAAAAGTCGTTCCTTACTGGATTATATCTATTGGTTTAGCAGGTATTCTGGCCTGTTTTTATGTGATTTTCAGAGAACCTTTTCCTAAACATATACTGGATGCAGCCCTCATCTTTTTGCTGTTTATAGCTGCTGCTACTTTTATGGGAATGGTTGCAAGTATCCTATTTAAAACGCAATTACGAGCTGTGCAATTTTTAATGGTGCTCTCCATGACCGTATATATTGTATCCGGGTACAGCTGGCCTTTTGACCAGACCGGATGGGCAGCACGTGTATTTGCTTATATTTTTCCGATGATGCCTTTTGTGAACGGATACCGGATTTTATTATTTCAAAGTGGTACATTGAATGATATCAGCGACTATACGACTATTTTAGTTATTCAACTCTGTTTCTACATTTTACTGTCTTACATTCTTTTGAAAATAAAGACCCGCAAGGAAATGAAAAGGAATAAGAATTAA
- a CDS encoding DUF4932 domain-containing protein has product MKLTITFLLVLINTFSFAKPPVFSRPVPVFNKTQAVASTVDRRVELLSIVFRLAGNPEYNMNFAKQYVKDINAYFGKYKDQPIISFAKKLSEEKGIGFSRVMFLAANLEFKGDQFSLIKVSKSSLAGKWEMEDALKFVKLLNDFYKTSSFEVFYKNHQSIYNVATTRFNQASASFDPNWYPAYYGDHSVDYKTVVGLANGGANYGPSVFPAGQKKIVYAIMGSWTFDETSQPLFSANDYLPTLIHEFNHSFVNHILEEDGNGKLLEASGGILLDSQRIEMKREAYEDWQSLINESLVRACVVRYLIDHKNEDKVVQAEILEQQKKGFLWTKELVMLLGEYESSRDRYPTFKSFYPRIITFFNQTAGNIKEIKAAYHAKQ; this is encoded by the coding sequence ATGAAATTAACTATTACTTTTCTGCTGGTATTGATCAATACTTTCTCTTTTGCGAAGCCCCCTGTTTTTAGCAGACCGGTTCCTGTATTTAATAAAACACAGGCTGTCGCATCAACAGTAGACCGGCGGGTAGAGTTGTTAAGTATTGTATTCAGGCTTGCAGGAAATCCTGAGTACAATATGAATTTTGCAAAGCAGTACGTGAAAGACATCAATGCTTATTTTGGAAAATATAAGGATCAGCCAATAATCAGTTTTGCAAAGAAGCTGAGTGAAGAAAAAGGAATAGGTTTTTCAAGAGTAATGTTCCTTGCTGCAAATCTTGAATTTAAAGGTGATCAGTTTTCCCTGATTAAGGTTTCAAAGAGCAGCCTGGCAGGAAAATGGGAAATGGAAGATGCCCTGAAATTCGTTAAACTGTTAAATGACTTCTATAAAACCTCTTCATTTGAAGTGTTTTATAAAAATCACCAGTCTATTTACAACGTCGCTACAACCCGGTTTAATCAGGCATCAGCGAGCTTCGATCCCAATTGGTATCCAGCTTATTATGGTGACCATAGTGTAGACTACAAAACTGTTGTTGGCCTTGCAAATGGTGGAGCTAATTATGGTCCAAGTGTATTTCCTGCCGGACAGAAAAAGATTGTCTATGCGATTATGGGTTCCTGGACTTTCGATGAAACGAGTCAGCCCTTATTCTCCGCTAATGACTATCTGCCTACCTTAATTCATGAGTTTAACCATTCGTTTGTGAACCATATTCTGGAAGAAGATGGCAACGGGAAATTACTGGAAGCCAGTGGCGGAATTCTGCTGGATTCACAGCGGATAGAAATGAAGCGCGAAGCTTATGAGGATTGGCAAAGTTTAATCAATGAGTCTTTAGTCAGAGCTTGTGTAGTCAGATATCTGATTGATCACAAAAATGAGGATAAGGTTGTACAGGCTGAGATTCTGGAACAGCAAAAAAAGGGTTTTCTCTGGACAAAAGAACTAGTTATGCTATTAGGGGAATACGAGTCTTCCAGAGATCGGTATCCAACATTCAAAAGCTTTTATCCAAGAATTATTACTTTTTTTAATCAAACGGCGGGAAATATCAAAGAGATCAAAGCGGCTTATCATGCTAAACAATAG